A window of Microbacterium sp. BK668 genomic DNA:
CGTGCGTCGTGATCGGCCAGCGCTCGGCGGTGTACGCACCCGTCCACGCGCCGGGACTGATCGCGCTGTGGGACGACGGCGATCCCCTCCTCGCCGAGCCGCTGTCTCCGGGCGTGCACGCGCGCGACGCGGCGCTCATCCGGCAGGAGCTCGACGGATGCGCGCTCCTGTTCGCGGGCCACACCCGCACCACCGATGTGGAACGGCTCGTGGGGGTCGGCTGGGTGCGCGACCTTCCGCCTCGCCGTCGGACGAGCCCCCGGGTCGTCCTGAGCGCCACACGCGAGGGCGAGTCGCGCGGTGCCCGCGTGCCCTCGGCCGCCTTCGCCGCCGCGCGCGAGGCGCTCGCGTCGGGTCCCGTGCTCGTGCAGGTGGCCCGCCCCGGCTACGCTCCGGTTCTCGTGTGCGCCGACTGCCGGCGACCGGCACGGTGCCCCCACTGCTCTGGTCCGCTCCGCGCGGCACGCGCCGGAGCCGTGCCCGAGTGCGGGTGGTGCGGCCGCGCCGCCGGCGCCTGGGCGTGCCCGCACTGCGCGTCCACGCGGGTGCGCATGGCATCAGCGGGGAGCGAGCGCACGGCCGACGAGCTCGGTCGCGCCTTCCCGGGCGTCCGGGTCGTCGTCGCCGACGGCGACCACCCCGTCGCTCGCGTCGACGGGCGGCCCGCACTCGTCATCGCGACCCGCGGCGCGGAGCCCATCCCCGACGGCGGATACCGCGCCATCATCCTGCTGGATGGCGAGCGGATGCTGCTGGCCGACGATCTGCGCATCGGGGAGTCCGCTCTGCGATGGTGGATGAACGCGGCAGCCCTCGCGGCGCCCGGGGCGCCGGTCCACCTCGTGGGAGTGGCCGGGTCCGTCGCGCGGGCGCTCGCGACCTGGAGCCCGTCCGCGTATGCGCGCTCCGAGCTCGCCGACCGCGCGCCGCTGCGCATGCCTCCGGTCGTGCGCGTCGCGGCGGTCGAGGGGCCCGCGAAGGCGGTGTCGACGACCCTGGCCGCCCTGCGCGAGACGCTTCCCGGGCTCCAACCCGACGATGTCCTGGGGCCTGTGACGCGGGACGACGGAGGCGCCCGGGCCCTCGTCCGGTTCGACTACGGCCTCGGCGCTCGCGTGACCGAGAGCCTGCGGTCCTCGGTCGTGGCGGATGCCCTCCGCGCCCGGAAGGCGGCCAAGGGAAGGACGCCCGGCGCCCGCAATACACTCAGAGTCCGGGTCGACGTTCCCGACCTCGATCTGTGAGGAGCCTCATGCGCCTGGTCTTCGCCGGCACGCCCGAGGCGGCGGTCCCGTCGCTCCGGCGGCTCGCGGCATCCGATCACGACGTCGTCGCCGTCGTGACCCGTGCCGATGCACCGCTCGGACGCAAACGCGTGCTGACGCCGTCGCCGGTCGCACGGGCGGCCGACGAGCTCGGCATCCCGACGATCAAGACCGATCGGCTCGACGATGCCGCGACGGAGGCGATCCGCGCCGCACATCCCGACCTCGGCGTCATCGTCGCGTACGGCGGGCTCGTCCGCGAGCCGCTGCTCTCGCTGCCGGCGCACGGCTGGATCAACCTCCACTTCTCGCTGCTCCCACGCTGGCGGGGCGCCGCGCC
This region includes:
- a CDS encoding primosomal protein N' codes for the protein MTARPVARVLLDSPLPQLDRLFDYAIPPELDAQAQPGVRVRVPLRSAGRMVDGYLVERLTEQPGDRPLSALDAVVSPVEVLPSRLYALARRAADRAAGSASDILRLVIPKRMVRAEKAWLAATRPEPHAPQPSEWVREALGAFPGLAEGLDEARRLAVEAPAHLVAVPDASGSPVFVGAWAELLAAAAVHTLDRGRSAILVVPDHRDQAQLEAALAGRVSEDVVIRLDARQPSPARYAGFLRTLDAAPCVVIGQRSAVYAPVHAPGLIALWDDGDPLLAEPLSPGVHARDAALIRQELDGCALLFAGHTRTTDVERLVGVGWVRDLPPRRRTSPRVVLSATREGESRGARVPSAAFAAAREALASGPVLVQVARPGYAPVLVCADCRRPARCPHCSGPLRAARAGAVPECGWCGRAAGAWACPHCASTRVRMASAGSERTADELGRAFPGVRVVVADGDHPVARVDGRPALVIATRGAEPIPDGGYRAIILLDGERMLLADDLRIGESALRWWMNAAALAAPGAPVHLVGVAGSVARALATWSPSAYARSELADRAPLRMPPVVRVAAVEGPAKAVSTTLAALRETLPGLQPDDVLGPVTRDDGGARALVRFDYGLGARVTESLRSSVVADALRARKAAKGRTPGARNTLRVRVDVPDLDL